Proteins from a genomic interval of Lycium ferocissimum isolate CSIRO_LF1 chromosome 2, AGI_CSIRO_Lferr_CH_V1, whole genome shotgun sequence:
- the LOC132033570 gene encoding pentatricopeptide repeat-containing protein At1g50270 produces the protein MLPLNEKLKSLFFLKGWNLNHLKQITCVVITCGLSHQHHSSFFSKFLRLSLLLPSFPSSYAYSLFGHIRNPTIHTWNVFLKGFSNTSHPQKSITFYMQMRQDGVFPNKHTFPLLLRAFSRAKNENLHLLLAQILKFGFISDQFVQNSLVSCFASSGYVALARQVFDEITQKDVLSYTALIDGYARNALPVKALELFMEMREAQVKVDEVAVVAALSPAGTLRCVWFGRCLHAFYVEAGRVSRDVYIGSALVDMYAKCGFWDDALKVFEDMPYKNLISWSAMIAGCVNCNRFKEALCVFEEMLSGKVVPNQVTLTSVLSASTRLGALEQGRWIANYIKEHNIKFNTALGTALIDMYAKCGCIEKALLVFEKLPNKDVYVWTAMINGLATHGDAENSLAFFLEMLRDDLRPNEVTFIGILSACSHGGLVDEGRRLFSLMDQVYGVKPNLDHYGCMVDLLGRAGYLEEACKLIQDMPMKPTPSIWGALFGSCMIHKAYELGEWIGRHLIDIQPYHCGRYSLLANLYSTCKNWEGVAQVRKMMKEMGVEKTRGCSWIELNGEVHEFIAFDGSHAKSEYVYTILDNLVSQLRHITISPCADSLVLESS, from the coding sequence ATGCTACCTTTGAATGAAAAATTGAAGTCCTTGTTCTTCTTGAAAGGATGGAATTTGAACCATCTCAAACAGATCACCTGCGTTGTGATCACTTGTGGCCTCTCACATCAACATCACAGTTCCTTTTTCAGCAAATTTCTCCGCCTTTCCTTACTTCTTCCTTCATTCCCATCTTCTTATGCTTATTCTCTCTTCGGTCACATCAGAAACCCCACTATACATACATGGAACGTCTTCTTGAAAGGCTTTTCTAATACTTCACATCCTCAAAAGTCTATTACTTTCTATATGCAAATGCGCCAAGATGGGGTTTTTCCTAATAAACATACATTTCCTTTGCTTCTAAGAGCCTTTTCTAGAGCCAAGAATGAAAACCTACATCTACTTTTAGCTCAAATATTGAAGTTTGGTTTCATTTCTGACCAGTTTGTGCAGAATTCTTTGGTTTCTTGTTTCGCCAGCAGTGGGTACGTGGCCCTTGCACGCCAAGTGTTCGATGAAATTACGCAAAAGGATGTGCTTTCTTATACTGCATTGATTGATGGGTATGCCAGGAATGCTCTGCCAGTTAAAGCATTGGAACTTTTTATGGAGATGAGAGAAGCACAAGTTAAGGTGGATGAAGTGGCTGTTGTAGCAGCTCTTTCTCCTGCTGGAACATTGAGATGTGTTTGGTTTGGGAGATGTCTTCATGCTTTCTATGTGGAGGCTGGGAGGGTTTCTAGGGATGTTTACATTGGTAGTGCTCTTGTTGATATGTATGCTAAATGCGGGTTTTGGGATGATGCCTTGAAAGTTTTTGAAGACATGCCTTACAAGAATCTTATTTCTTGGAGTGCTATGATTGCTGGTTGTGTAAATTGCAATAGATTTAAGGAAGCACTCTGTGTTTTCGAAGAGATGCTGTCCGGAAAGGTTGTGCCCAATCAAGTAACATTGACAAGCGTGCTCAGTGCATCTACTAGGCTTGGAGCACTGGAGCAAGGAAGATGGATTGCTAATTATATAAAAGAACACAACATAAAGTTTAATACAGCACTTGGCACTGCTTTGATAGATATGTATGCAAAGTGTGGGTGCATTGAAAAGGCATTGTTGGTTTTTGAGAAGTTGCCAAATAAAGATGTTTATGTATGGACTGCTATGATCAATGGCTTGGCAACACATGGTGATGCTGAAAATTCCTTGGCCTTCTTCTTAGAAATGTTGAGAGATGATTTAAGGCCCAATGAAGTAACCTTCATTGGCATTCTCAGTGCTTGTTCTCATGGAGGACTCGTGGATGAAGGACGACGGTTGTTCTCATTAATGGACCAAGTTTATGGTGTAAAACCTAATTTAGATCATTATGGCTGTATGGTCGATCTTCTGGGCCGGGCAGGGTATCTGGAAGAAGCTTGTAAATTGATTCAAGACATGCCTATGAAACCTACTCCTAGCATATGGGGCGCTCTCTTCGGTTCATGCATGATTCACAAGGCTTATGAATTAGGTGAATGGATAGGAAGACATCTAATCGACATACAGCCTTATCACTGTGGCAGATATTCACTCTTGGCAAATTTGTATTCTACTTGTAAAAATTGGGAAGGGGTCGCTCAAGTTAGGAAAATGATGAAAGAGATGGGTGTGGAGAAGACCCGAGGGTGTAGTTGGATCGAATTGAACGGGGAAGTGCATGAGTTTATTGCCTTTGATGGTTCACATGCTAAGTCTGAATATGTTTACACCATTTTGGATAACCTAGTCAGTCAACTACGACACATTACCATTTCTCCATGTGCTGATTCTTTAGTTCTTGAGAGTAGCTGA